A genomic stretch from Frigoribacterium sp. PvP032 includes:
- a CDS encoding ABC transporter ATP-binding protein yields MASARDDQEGALHPDEPTRSGGDTLHRGDQMDDEATPTGVPDEVATVDEPGRGAGAARDRTPTRGGASAAPRSPRTTSAGRKPASTRTAADRSAAAKKAAATRAANARARAAAATAAAAEEAAAAEVAAQQAALAEEAVAELDETLPDEAVSDETASAETVPDETASDETVPDETLPDESVPDETVSDETVSDETVSDETVPDETPADDVVPAGAVDEVLEQPAPDAGDREADAVDDVAGPDEAATPPADDAERPVVLSIKGIVKRYGSTVAVEGVDLDVRAGSFYGIVGPNGAGKTTTLSIVTGLLRPDEGTVSVLGSDVWSDPAAAKRALGVLPDRLRLFDRLTGAQLLYYSATLRGLDGATARKRSADLAAAFGLQDALGRLVADYSVGMTKKIALAAAVIHSPRVLVLDEPFESVDPVSAATVTDVLQRYVAGGGTVLLSSHSMDLVERICDSVAVIVDGHVLASGTVDEVRAGRSLEQTFVELAGGRAVTEGMEWLQSFSD; encoded by the coding sequence ATGGCTTCCGCGCGCGACGACCAGGAGGGTGCCCTGCACCCCGACGAGCCGACGCGCAGCGGCGGGGACACGCTTCACCGGGGGGATCAGATGGACGACGAGGCGACGCCGACGGGCGTACCGGACGAGGTGGCGACGGTCGACGAGCCCGGCCGGGGCGCGGGGGCAGCACGAGACCGGACCCCGACCCGCGGAGGCGCCTCTGCCGCCCCGAGGAGCCCCCGGACCACGTCCGCCGGCCGCAAGCCCGCGTCGACACGGACGGCCGCTGATCGATCGGCCGCGGCGAAGAAGGCCGCGGCGACGCGGGCGGCGAACGCCCGTGCACGGGCGGCGGCCGCCACCGCCGCAGCGGCAGAGGAAGCCGCCGCCGCCGAGGTCGCCGCACAGCAGGCGGCCCTCGCCGAGGAGGCCGTGGCCGAGCTCGACGAGACGCTGCCCGACGAGGCGGTCTCCGACGAGACGGCGTCCGCTGAGACGGTGCCCGACGAGACGGCGTCTGACGAGACCGTGCCCGACGAGACGCTGCCGGACGAGTCGGTGCCCGACGAGACGGTGTCCGACGAGACGGTGTCCGACGAGACGGTGTCCGACGAGACGGTGCCCGACGAGACCCCGGCTGACGACGTCGTGCCGGCAGGGGCCGTGGACGAGGTCCTCGAGCAGCCCGCGCCGGACGCCGGCGACCGCGAGGCCGACGCCGTCGACGACGTGGCGGGTCCCGACGAGGCGGCGACGCCTCCTGCGGACGATGCCGAACGACCGGTCGTCCTCTCGATCAAGGGCATCGTGAAGAGGTACGGCAGCACCGTCGCCGTCGAGGGCGTCGACCTCGACGTCAGGGCAGGGTCGTTCTACGGCATCGTCGGCCCCAACGGCGCGGGCAAGACGACGACGCTCTCCATCGTCACCGGCCTGCTCCGCCCGGACGAGGGCACCGTGTCGGTGCTCGGCTCCGACGTCTGGTCCGACCCCGCCGCGGCCAAGCGCGCGCTCGGGGTGCTGCCCGACCGCCTCCGGCTGTTCGACCGCCTCACCGGCGCCCAGCTGCTCTACTACTCCGCGACCCTCCGCGGCCTGGACGGCGCGACGGCCCGCAAGCGCTCGGCCGACCTGGCGGCCGCCTTCGGCCTGCAGGACGCCCTCGGCCGGCTGGTCGCCGACTACTCGGTCGGCATGACGAAGAAGATCGCCCTCGCGGCGGCCGTCATCCACTCGCCCAGGGTGCTCGTGCTGGACGAGCCGTTCGAGTCGGTCGACCCCGTGTCGGCGGCGACGGTGACCGACGTGCTCCAGCGCTACGTCGCCGGCGGCGGCACGGTGCTGCTCTCGAGCCACAGCATGGACCTCGTCGAGCGCATCTGCGACAGCGTCGCGGTCATCGTCGACGGCCACGTCCTCGCGAGCGGCACCGTCGACGAGGTCAGGGCGGGCCGGTCGCTCGAGCAGACGTTCGTCGAGCTGGCCGGCGGCCGAGCCGTCACGGAGGGCATGGAATGGTTGCAGAGCTTCTCCGACTGA
- a CDS encoding phosphocholine cytidylyltransferase family protein, translated as MSKTDSTSPQIVILAAGLGSRLGRSLPKALTELSDGRTIMQQQFDNIRSAFGPDARITVVVGYKFEHIVEAFPTASFVYNEQYDQTNTSKSLLRALRASTSGGVLWMNGDVVFDPEALRRAARQVRDEQSFVAVNTSKVSDEEVKYTTTAEGYIAQLSKQVVGGLGEAVGINFVAKADKAVLMRQLAKVDAQDYFERGIELAIEQNGLLFEPVDISDLYAVEVDFAEDLERANLFV; from the coding sequence GTGAGCAAGACAGACAGCACCAGCCCCCAGATCGTGATCCTGGCCGCCGGCCTCGGCAGCCGCCTCGGTCGTTCGCTGCCCAAGGCGCTCACCGAGCTCAGCGACGGCCGCACCATCATGCAGCAGCAGTTCGACAACATCCGTTCTGCCTTCGGGCCCGACGCACGCATCACCGTCGTGGTCGGCTACAAGTTCGAGCACATCGTCGAGGCCTTCCCCACCGCCTCCTTCGTGTACAACGAGCAGTACGACCAGACGAACACCTCCAAGAGCCTGCTGCGCGCGCTCCGTGCCAGCACGTCGGGCGGCGTCCTGTGGATGAACGGCGACGTGGTCTTCGACCCCGAGGCGCTCCGCCGGGCGGCGCGTCAGGTGCGCGACGAGCAGTCGTTCGTCGCCGTCAACACGTCCAAGGTGTCCGACGAAGAGGTCAAGTACACGACCACCGCCGAGGGCTACATCGCGCAGCTGTCGAAGCAGGTCGTGGGCGGCCTCGGCGAGGCCGTCGGCATCAACTTCGTCGCCAAGGCCGACAAGGCCGTCCTGATGCGCCAGCTCGCCAAGGTCGACGCCCAGGACTACTTCGAGCGCGGCATCGAACTGGCCATCGAGCAGAACGGGCTACTCTTTGAGCCCGTGGACATCTCCGACCTCTACGCCGTCGAGGTCGACTTCGCCGAGGACCTGGAGCGCGCGAACCTCTTCGTGTGA
- a CDS encoding ABC transporter permease, protein MSTALADRPRRTGAARYRQTLWLLTSRDLKVRYSTSALGYVWSILDPLVMAGIYFFVFQVVFKRSVGEDPYIVFLLSGLLPWMWFNGAVSDSTRAFIREAKLVRSTKIPRTIWVFRLVGSKGIEFALSLPVLALFAILGQAELHWQVVFLPLAMVMQTVLVAGVGLIVAPLVVFFRDLERATKLALRFLFYASPIIYGTNDLPESLHVLAAFNPLSGIFGLYRSAFFPEQLDLLEALVGGGMCLLLLAVGLGVFRASERAVLKEI, encoded by the coding sequence GTGAGCACAGCCCTGGCCGATCGCCCCCGGCGCACCGGGGCCGCCCGCTATCGCCAGACGCTCTGGCTGCTCACCAGTCGCGACCTCAAGGTCCGGTACTCGACGTCGGCTCTCGGCTACGTCTGGTCGATCCTCGACCCGCTGGTCATGGCGGGGATCTACTTCTTCGTGTTCCAGGTGGTCTTCAAGCGCTCCGTCGGCGAAGACCCCTACATCGTGTTCCTGCTCAGCGGGCTGCTCCCGTGGATGTGGTTCAACGGCGCGGTGTCCGACAGCACCCGGGCGTTCATCCGCGAGGCGAAGCTCGTGCGGTCTACCAAGATCCCCCGCACGATCTGGGTGTTCCGCCTCGTCGGGTCGAAGGGCATCGAGTTCGCCCTCAGCCTCCCGGTCCTCGCCCTGTTCGCGATCCTCGGCCAGGCCGAGCTGCACTGGCAGGTGGTGTTCCTGCCCCTCGCCATGGTCATGCAGACCGTGCTCGTCGCCGGCGTGGGCCTGATCGTCGCCCCGTTGGTCGTGTTCTTCCGAGATCTCGAGCGCGCCACCAAGCTCGCCCTCCGGTTCCTCTTCTACGCGTCGCCGATCATCTACGGCACGAACGACCTGCCCGAGAGCCTGCACGTCCTCGCTGCGTTCAACCCCCTCAGCGGGATCTTCGGCCTGTACAGGTCCGCCTTCTTCCCCGAGCAGCTCGACCTGCTCGAGGCCCTCGTCGGGGGCGGCATGTGCCTCCTCCTCCTGGCCGTCGGCCTCGGGGTGTTCCGTGCCAGCGAGCGCGCCGTGCTGAAGGAGATCTGA
- a CDS encoding ABC transporter ATP-binding protein, which yields MAPAADQPVIRVEGVGIRFRRNRRGRRSFKDLFSDSGRRSRPGEFWALRDVSFDVRAGEAIGVVGRNGQGKSTLLKLVAEVILPDTGSVSVSGGVAPLIEITGGFVADLTVRENVYLTAGLHGMRRDEIDERFDEIIEFAEIAAFVDTPYKHLSSGMKVRIAFAVISRLEEPVILVDEVLAVGDKAFREKCYGRIEQMLADGRTLFLVSHNERDLKRFCARGLYLDKGQLVFDGPLDEALARYASDHPPRPAA from the coding sequence ATGGCTCCCGCCGCCGACCAGCCCGTGATCCGCGTCGAGGGAGTGGGCATCCGCTTCCGTCGCAACCGGCGCGGCCGCCGCTCGTTCAAGGACCTCTTCTCCGACTCGGGTCGGCGGTCCCGCCCCGGGGAGTTCTGGGCCCTGCGCGACGTCTCCTTCGACGTCCGCGCCGGCGAGGCGATCGGCGTGGTGGGCCGCAACGGCCAGGGCAAGTCGACGCTGCTGAAGCTCGTGGCGGAGGTCATCCTCCCCGACACGGGGTCCGTCTCGGTCTCAGGAGGCGTCGCTCCCCTGATCGAGATCACCGGCGGCTTCGTCGCCGACCTCACCGTCCGCGAGAACGTGTACCTGACGGCGGGCCTCCACGGCATGCGCCGGGACGAGATCGACGAGCGCTTCGACGAGATCATCGAGTTCGCCGAGATCGCCGCGTTCGTCGACACTCCCTACAAGCACCTCTCGAGCGGCATGAAGGTGCGGATCGCCTTCGCCGTGATCTCGCGACTCGAGGAGCCGGTCATCCTGGTCGACGAGGTGCTAGCGGTGGGCGACAAGGCGTTCCGGGAGAAGTGCTACGGGCGGATCGAGCAGATGCTCGCTGACGGCCGCACCCTCTTCCTCGTCTCGCACAACGAGCGCGACCTCAAGCGCTTCTGTGCCCGCGGTCTCTACCTCGACAAGGGTCAGCTCGTGTTCGACGGCCCGCTCGACGAGGCCCTCGCCCGGTACGCCTCCGATCATCCTCCCCGGCCCGCGGCGTAG
- a CDS encoding helix-turn-helix domain-containing protein, with translation MPDPSSPAALLFGERVRVERQRLGLSQDEVAHLAGMNVSNYGKIERGVGNPVLHTIVRLAAVLGVDPAVLVGGMSGEHLPPVLEAFSAAEYVAERRARAVRS, from the coding sequence ATGCCCGATCCGTCGTCTCCTGCTGCCCTCCTCTTCGGTGAACGAGTTCGTGTCGAGCGCCAGCGCCTCGGGCTGAGCCAGGACGAGGTCGCCCACCTCGCAGGGATGAACGTGTCGAACTACGGCAAGATCGAGCGCGGTGTCGGCAACCCCGTGCTGCACACGATCGTCCGACTCGCGGCGGTGCTCGGAGTCGATCCCGCCGTGCTGGTCGGCGGCATGTCGGGTGAGCACCTCCCGCCCGTGCTCGAGGCCTTCTCGGCCGCCGAGTACGTGGCGGAGCGTCGCGCCCGCGCCGTCAGAAGCTGA
- a CDS encoding CDP-glycerol glycerophosphotransferase family protein: MPLKRDITLARGLAARAWKSRRQRRRLERLGHDGRRPAAGTVRVAVYFADTAVNMYQIRQWYAPLAHLAKTVPVAIVARSPGAMLTLLEESPVPVVYARQVVDLEEFVESHPLAMTLYVNQNAKNFQMMRYGRMWHVFVNHGESDKMYMTTNQFKAYDYAFIAGDAARARLELALWDYDLDRRAVQIGRPQADHAAGAPPFEPDDRIVVLYAPTWEGDRPAATYGSIATHGVRLAEALLASGRHRLVYRPHPRSGVVDRDYRRAHVAVVAAIEAANAAAPGAGHIYDTSPQLGWQLTAADVAITDVSAMIYDRLATGRPLVVTRPASAEADVDERGYLGAAEWLDAAEAGDVVDVVDRVRDDPEARRRLDHWVRHYFGDTTPGAATARFEDAVHQLVERRDDFARRADASGADDPGTEASGSAASL; this comes from the coding sequence GTGCCGTTGAAACGGGACATCACGCTCGCCAGGGGACTGGCCGCGCGTGCCTGGAAGTCGCGGCGGCAGCGCCGGCGCCTCGAACGGCTCGGCCACGACGGGCGTCGGCCGGCAGCAGGCACCGTCCGCGTCGCGGTGTACTTCGCGGACACCGCGGTGAACATGTACCAGATCCGCCAGTGGTACGCACCGCTGGCCCACCTCGCGAAGACCGTTCCCGTCGCGATCGTCGCGCGCTCGCCCGGCGCCATGCTCACCCTGCTCGAGGAGTCGCCCGTCCCCGTCGTCTACGCGCGCCAGGTCGTGGACCTCGAGGAGTTCGTCGAGTCGCACCCCCTCGCCATGACCCTGTACGTCAACCAGAACGCCAAGAACTTCCAGATGATGCGCTACGGGCGCATGTGGCACGTCTTCGTCAACCACGGCGAGAGCGACAAGATGTACATGACCACGAACCAGTTCAAGGCGTACGACTACGCGTTCATCGCCGGCGACGCGGCCCGCGCGCGGCTCGAGCTCGCCCTCTGGGACTACGACCTCGACCGGCGAGCCGTGCAGATCGGGCGACCGCAGGCCGACCACGCGGCAGGGGCTCCTCCCTTCGAGCCGGACGACCGCATCGTGGTCCTCTACGCCCCGACGTGGGAGGGCGACCGCCCGGCGGCGACCTACGGGTCCATCGCGACGCACGGAGTCCGTCTGGCCGAGGCGCTCCTGGCGTCGGGGCGGCATCGGCTCGTCTACCGACCGCACCCTCGCAGCGGGGTGGTCGACCGCGACTACCGTCGCGCGCACGTGGCCGTCGTCGCGGCGATCGAGGCCGCGAACGCAGCGGCGCCCGGGGCAGGGCACATCTACGACACGAGTCCGCAGCTCGGCTGGCAGCTCACGGCGGCCGACGTCGCGATCACCGACGTCTCGGCGATGATCTACGACCGCCTGGCCACGGGCAGGCCCCTCGTGGTGACCAGGCCGGCGTCCGCCGAGGCCGACGTCGACGAACGGGGCTACCTCGGTGCTGCCGAGTGGCTCGACGCGGCGGAGGCCGGCGACGTCGTCGACGTCGTCGATCGCGTCCGTGACGATCCCGAGGCGCGGCGGCGCCTCGACCACTGGGTCCGGCACTACTTCGGCGACACGACCCCCGGGGCCGCCACGGCGCGTTTCGAGGACGCGGTGCACCAGCTCGTCGAGCGGAGGGACGACTTCGCCCGACGCGCCGACGCCTCCGGAGCCGACGACCCAGGAACCGAGGCCTCAGGGAGCGCAGCTTCCCTCTGA
- a CDS encoding glycosyltransferase — protein sequence MPRVGVVSLTQGRRPDDLRRGLESVLAQVGVEVDVVCVGNGGGPGPVPEGVSVLTLPENVGIPAGRNRGAERVTGEWVFFLDDDASVPSPTFLADAVALMQREGDVGLVQPRVVDASGASSPRRWIPRLRKGDPAESSDVFSVWEGATVMPRRVFDACGGWGEPYFYAHEGIELAWRVWAQGLRVRYEGGLVAHHPVIDPARHAEYHRLNARNRVWLAKRNLPWPLVPVYVASWTAVQVLRWATTPARLGAWAGGWVEGWRTSPGGRRSIGWATVLRMSRAGRPPVI from the coding sequence GTGCCACGGGTCGGGGTCGTCAGCCTGACGCAGGGCCGTCGGCCTGACGACCTGCGTCGTGGCCTCGAGAGCGTCCTGGCCCAGGTCGGCGTCGAGGTCGACGTCGTCTGCGTCGGCAACGGCGGGGGCCCCGGCCCGGTCCCCGAGGGAGTCTCGGTCCTGACGCTCCCCGAGAACGTCGGCATCCCCGCAGGCCGCAACCGCGGGGCGGAGCGCGTGACGGGCGAGTGGGTCTTCTTCCTCGACGACGACGCCAGCGTCCCGTCCCCGACCTTCCTGGCAGACGCCGTCGCCCTGATGCAGCGTGAGGGCGACGTGGGGCTCGTGCAGCCCCGCGTCGTCGACGCGTCGGGGGCGTCGTCGCCCCGACGCTGGATCCCACGGCTGCGCAAGGGCGACCCTGCCGAGTCGAGTGACGTCTTCTCGGTCTGGGAGGGCGCCACGGTGATGCCCCGTCGGGTCTTCGACGCCTGCGGAGGCTGGGGCGAGCCCTATTTCTACGCGCACGAGGGGATCGAGCTCGCGTGGCGGGTCTGGGCCCAGGGGCTCCGGGTGCGCTACGAGGGCGGTCTCGTGGCTCACCACCCCGTCATCGACCCGGCCCGCCACGCCGAGTACCACCGGCTCAACGCCCGCAACCGGGTCTGGCTCGCGAAGCGGAACCTGCCGTGGCCGCTCGTGCCCGTCTACGTCGCCAGCTGGACGGCCGTGCAGGTGCTGCGCTGGGCTACGACGCCTGCCCGCCTCGGAGCCTGGGCCGGCGGCTGGGTCGAGGGCTGGCGCACGTCTCCCGGCGGACGTCGGTCCATCGGCTGGGCAACGGTCCTGCGCATGTCCAGGGCTGGCCGCCCTCCGGTGATCTAG
- a CDS encoding CDP-alcohol phosphatidyltransferase family protein: MTALPTRPTSIAELRRVAQPPEVRSRANAEHWTASLYLRDVSPYLTWWLLKTSVTANGVTGLMILTGWATAAALLVPGIGGAMLALVLGQLQMLIDCCDGEVARWRGTSSPAGVFLDKVGHYSTEALIPVALGVRAAGWPFDVPADWLWTTLGTALALVIVLNKALNDMVHVARANAGLTRLEDKRGGATVPSGRMLSKLRAAARFVPFHRLYHSVELTMLAFVAALVGLVVGEPLADRVLVSLLLPLSVVALVGHFVAIMASKRVRS; encoded by the coding sequence ATGACCGCGCTGCCCACGCGTCCCACGTCCATCGCCGAGCTGCGACGGGTGGCCCAGCCGCCCGAGGTCCGCAGCCGTGCCAACGCCGAGCACTGGACCGCCTCGCTCTACCTGCGCGACGTCTCGCCCTACCTCACGTGGTGGCTGCTGAAGACGAGCGTCACGGCGAACGGCGTCACCGGGCTCATGATCCTCACCGGCTGGGCCACCGCGGCCGCGCTCCTCGTGCCCGGGATCGGGGGCGCGATGCTCGCCCTGGTCCTCGGACAGCTGCAGATGCTGATCGACTGCTGCGACGGCGAGGTCGCCCGGTGGCGCGGCACGAGCTCTCCGGCCGGCGTGTTCCTCGACAAGGTCGGGCACTACTCGACCGAGGCGCTCATCCCGGTGGCGCTCGGCGTGCGGGCGGCCGGCTGGCCGTTCGACGTGCCTGCGGACTGGCTCTGGACCACGCTCGGCACGGCGCTCGCCCTCGTCATCGTCCTCAACAAGGCCCTCAACGACATGGTGCACGTGGCCCGTGCCAACGCCGGGCTGACCCGCCTCGAGGACAAGCGCGGGGGCGCGACCGTGCCCAGCGGCCGCATGCTCTCGAAGCTCCGCGCGGCGGCTCGCTTCGTCCCCTTCCACAGGCTGTACCACTCCGTCGAGCTCACCATGCTCGCCTTCGTCGCCGCCCTCGTCGGGCTCGTCGTCGGCGAGCCGCTGGCGGATCGCGTGCTCGTGTCGCTGCTGCTGCCGCTGTCCGTGGTCGCGCTGGTGGGGCACTTCGTGGCGATCATGGCATCGAAGAGGGTCCGCTCCTGA
- a CDS encoding glycosyltransferase family 2 protein translates to MTFPDSPAPGVSYVMPVLNEEREIRAAVESLIDQDYEGPFEVLLALGPSVDRTNEVVAAMSAADPRIRSLANPVGSTPAGLNVAIRASVHPITVRVDAHSVLPRDYTRRAVDALRRSGADNVGGIMLAEGRTPFEKAVARAYGSRVGLGGTPHHVGGAEGPAETAYLGVFLRHRLLEVGLFDEGVKRGQDWELNRRLRATGGTVWFTPDLVVTYRPRPSLRKLARQFVATGLWRGELARRFPKANTLRYLVPPTMVVGVVLGVLAGLVGIVGALTGTAAAWALLGLVVPGLYVAFVVLAALLVARGDGLRTRLWFLVVLPSIHFGWGLGFVAGFLDLTGNITAHTGR, encoded by the coding sequence ATGACCTTTCCCGACAGCCCGGCGCCCGGCGTGTCCTACGTCATGCCCGTGCTCAACGAAGAGCGAGAGATCCGCGCGGCGGTCGAGAGCCTGATCGACCAGGACTACGAGGGGCCGTTCGAGGTCCTCCTGGCGCTCGGCCCGAGCGTCGACCGCACCAACGAGGTGGTCGCGGCGATGTCGGCCGCGGATCCCCGCATCCGCAGCCTGGCGAACCCGGTCGGCTCGACGCCGGCGGGGCTCAACGTCGCCATCCGCGCGAGCGTCCACCCGATCACCGTGCGGGTCGACGCCCACTCGGTCCTGCCGCGCGACTACACGCGCCGGGCCGTCGACGCCCTGCGTCGCAGCGGCGCCGACAACGTGGGCGGCATCATGCTGGCCGAGGGGCGCACGCCCTTCGAGAAGGCCGTGGCCCGTGCCTACGGCAGCCGCGTCGGACTCGGCGGCACCCCCCACCACGTCGGAGGCGCGGAGGGGCCCGCCGAGACCGCCTACCTCGGCGTGTTCCTGCGCCACCGCCTCCTCGAGGTCGGCCTGTTCGACGAGGGCGTCAAGCGCGGTCAGGACTGGGAGCTCAACCGCCGACTGCGGGCCACCGGGGGGACGGTGTGGTTCACGCCCGACCTGGTCGTCACGTACCGGCCGCGGCCCAGCCTCCGCAAGCTGGCCCGTCAGTTCGTCGCCACCGGCCTGTGGCGCGGAGAACTCGCGCGTCGGTTCCCGAAGGCGAACACCCTCCGCTACCTCGTGCCGCCCACGATGGTGGTGGGCGTCGTCCTGGGGGTGCTCGCGGGGCTGGTGGGCATCGTCGGGGCGCTGACGGGCACCGCGGCGGCGTGGGCGCTGCTCGGGCTCGTCGTGCCTGGCCTCTACGTCGCCTTCGTGGTGCTCGCGGCCCTGCTCGTGGCTCGCGGCGACGGCCTCCGCACACGACTGTGGTTTCTCGTAGTCTTGCCTTCCATCCACTTCGGCTGGGGGCTCGGCTTCGTGGCGGGGTTCCTCGACCTGACGGGGAACATCACCGCGCACACGGGAAGATAG